Proteins encoded in a region of the Pieris rapae chromosome 10, ilPieRapa1.1, whole genome shotgun sequence genome:
- the LOC110992312 gene encoding protein lifeguard 4, translating to MASIPLMYAQEDCELGEKGSIEDDFAYRNNVMNADKDIRLGFIRKVYSLLTVQLLVTVAIASVFLLVKPVQVFIHSNEWMVLIAFVLSMGTLLALIVKRREYPTNLYLLAGFTVVQAYTIGVVVSYFDTFIVLQALGLTFTVVLALTLFTFNTKRDFSFVGYGLVAGLSVLIIGGFLQIFLQSSAFEIALSFTGAVFFGLFLIFDTQQLMTTLSPEEYILATINLYMDILNLFLYILRILNELNRN from the exons ATGGCCAGTATACCGTTAATGTATGCGCAGGAGGACTGTGAATTGGGAGAAAAGGGAAGCATTGAG GATGATTTTGCATATCGCAACAATGTTATGAATGCAGATAAAGATATACGTCTTGGCTTTATTCGAAAAGTTTATAGCTTGCTGACAGTACAACTATTGGTCACTGTCGCAATTGCCTctgtttttttacttgttaagCCAGTACAAGTATTTATACATTCCAA TGAATGGATGGTACTAATTGCATTTGTTCTGAGTATGGGGACACTACTAGCACTGATTGTTAAACGTCGTGAATATCCTACAAATCTTTACCTACTGGCTGGTTTT actGTGGTGCAAGCATACACTATTGGTGTAGTGGTGTCATACTTTGACACATTCATTGTCCTTCAAGCCCTGGGTCTCACATTCACGGTGGTTCTGGCTCTGACTTTATTCACATTTAATACAAAGAGGGATTTCTCTTTCGTCGGATATGG CCTCGTAGCCGGACTCAGCGTGCTTATTATAGGAGGTTTTCTTCAAATCTTCCTTCAAAGCTCTGCCTTTGAAATCGCCCTATCTTTCACGGGAGCTGTATTCTTTGGACTTTTCCTTATCTTTGACACTCAACAGCTCATGACAACTCTATCCCCAGAAGAATATATCCTCGCTACTATCAATTTGTACATGGATATACTTAACCTATTTCTATACATTTTGCGTATTTTAAACGAACTAAACCGTAACTGA